The following are from one region of the Paraglaciecola sp. L1A13 genome:
- the coaD gene encoding pantetheine-phosphate adenylyltransferase — protein sequence MHTKAVYPGTFDPITNGHADLIDRAANMFAHVIVGIAANPSKKPLFSLQERVALIKEVTAHLSNVEVIGFEGLLADFADSQGATVLIRGLRAVSDFEYEFQLANMNRRLNPNLESIFLTPAEENSFISSTLVKEVALHRGKVDQFCHPAVQAALKLKLQK from the coding sequence ATGCACACAAAAGCTGTTTATCCGGGCACATTTGATCCGATTACAAATGGCCACGCAGATTTAATCGACCGAGCAGCCAACATGTTTGCTCACGTAATAGTAGGGATTGCAGCCAATCCCAGTAAAAAACCTTTGTTCAGTTTACAAGAACGGGTTGCGCTAATTAAAGAAGTCACCGCTCACTTGTCTAATGTTGAAGTCATTGGTTTTGAGGGTTTACTGGCCGATTTCGCGGACAGTCAAGGCGCTACAGTACTTATTCGTGGCTTGCGTGCCGTATCTGATTTTGAATATGAATTTCAGTTGGCTAATATGAACCGTCGTCTAAATCCCAACCTAGAAAGCATTTTCTTAACCCCTGCAGAAGAAAACTCGTTTATCTCTTCCACATTAGTTAAAGAAGTCGCATTGCACCGCGGTAAGGTTGATCAGTTTTGTCACCCAGCGGTACAGGCTGCATTAAAACTCAAGCTGCAAAAATAA